The following proteins come from a genomic window of Bactrocera dorsalis isolate Fly_Bdor chromosome 6, ASM2337382v1, whole genome shotgun sequence:
- the LOC125779253 gene encoding uncharacterized protein LOC125779253, with translation MNSDDEVFEGVMDNVLDETISSTPSKTKRRKKPQIVSSWTNESTTNLIQAIEMHNCIWEYSCPEYKDRAKRDKAWNNIAEKFPTQEVDGCKAKWANIKTAFSNVKKKMTTKSGQAAGNALPHWPFWSAMQFYCLHDRCKSSSSVSTLDVDADVTPPPTAARSDRKSKPSASDESVTRCNGERNTIFK, from the coding sequence atgaaTTCAGACGACGAAGTTTTTGAAGGTGTTATGGACAATGTGCTTGACGAAACCATTTCTTCCACACCCAGCAAAACAAAAAGACGAAAAAAACCACAAATAGTGTCATCATGGACAAATGAAAGCACAACGAATTTGATACAGGCCATTGAAATGCACAATTGTATTTGGGAATATTCCTGCCCAGAATATAAAGATCGCGCCAAAAGAGATAAAGCTTGGAATAACATCGCGGAGAAATTTCCAACCCAAGAAGTTGACGGATGCAAAGCAAAATGGGCGAATATAAAAACGGCATTTtcaaatgtaaagaaaaaaatgacaACTAAATCAGGCCAAGCGGCCGGTAATGCTTTGCCACATTGGCCGTTTTGGTCAGCTATGCAATTCTACTGTTTGCATGATCGCTGCAAGAGTAGTTCGTCCGTCTCAACACTAGATGTGGATGCAGATGTAACGCCACCACCAACAGCTGCCCGAAGTGACAGGAAATCCAAACCCTCTGCATCCGATGAATCAGTGACAAGATGCAATGGAGAGcgcaatacaatttttaaataa